A segment of the Sanyastnella coralliicola genome:
TGGGAAGACGCAGCCATTGAAATGGTAGATGGTGTGCATTTGAATTGGCCATACGTTCACCACCGCCACAGCCAACACGGCAAGACGGAATTCAAGAAGCGTAAGACCTACGATCAAACGAAACAAGAGATCATTCGCTTCTTCACGGAAGCAAAGGCCTACTGCGAAGGCGAGCAAGAAATCACCGAAGTGAAGTACGAAGCCATGTGCGGACTATTCAACGGAGAGCATCGTCTGTACGTCCATGCAAATGACATCAAGCAAATCACTGAAGCCGTTCACTTCAAGCGTGCCATGGGCATCGAGCACATGGTGATCATTGGTGGCTATGACAGCTACCTTGTCACAGATCTATTGAAGGAGAATAACGTCAGCGTCATGATTCAGCGTGTTCACAGTCTTCCTCGTTTTGATCAAGACGATGTGGATCTTCCGTACAAACTCCCAGCCTTACTACAGGAAGCAGGAGTCTTGTTCTGCATTGAAAATGCCGGAGACATGGAGCAGATGGGCACACGCAATCTACCTTTCTACGGAGGTACAGCCGTTGCGTACGGATTGGAATACGAAGAGGCCGTCATGGCCATGACCTTAAACACCGCAATAATCCTCGGTGTCGATGACCGTCTCGGTTCCCTCGAAAAAGAAAAGGACGCCACGCTGTTCATTTCAACAGGTGACGCCCTCGATATGCGCACTAACGATGTAACGCATGCTTACATCCAAGGCCGCGCGATCGACCTTGACAATCGTCAGTTGCAGCTTTATCGGAAGTATAAGGCGAAGTATGATAACTAGGCTTATGGCCTAAGGCTTAAGCCAATACTTACGCCATACGCCTTAGGCCTTACGCCTATTCTAATCGCACATAAAGCTCCTTCGGATACTTCACCGAGTACTTCAGCTTGAACGCTTTTTGCTTACCGCTTGGGATTTCATAGTCCCAAACAACACGGCCGGTGGCTTCGTTTAGGTGGCCTCCATCGAGGGTTTCCGCTTCGATTTCTACCTCTTCAGATGTGGTAACTGGGATGTGATCATCTATCTGAATCTTGATGCGCTCGCGCTTGTTGTTGCGCACCACGTAGCTCCATTCTCTGACGTCTTTGCGGGTGCCTTGGATGGCTTGATTTTTACGATCGGCTTTGATGCGACGGCGCTTGACTTCGATGCGCTCATCTTGACCGAGAGATAAGGTGAGCGTGTCCTCCACGTATTGCAATCCAAGGTGGGCTTGACCTACGTAGCTGTCTTCAAAGTAAATGTTCATGTTTCCGTCGAAGAGGTTGTAGTCTTCCCAATCAGTGATGCGCGCGGTGAGGTATACGGATGGGTCAAGTTTAGGTGTACACTGGTAGACGAAATCAGCGGGAATCATGATGTCTTGCATCTTCACAGCATAGCGCGTTCCATCGCTTGGGATGTTGTACTTCGCTTCGATTTCGAACTTCGTTGAAGTGGGTGTATAGGCAATAGCAACAGGCGCATAGTTGAGATCGAGGTTGTTGTCTTTCTTAGCTCCTCCGAATAGGCGTCCATCGCGGTTGATCGCTACATCGTCTGAGGTAATGACTACTTCGTTCAAACTCGCCGTGTTTGAGTTCATGTAGACATTCATATTGTACGTACTGATCGGCAGTGATTCTGCTTGGTACCCTACGTAATTGTATGAAAGCGTCGTCGCGCCTTGAGGTACATTCAAGTTGTAGTAGCCATTCACATCAGTTACTGTTCCCGTGGTTGTACCCGGCACCACAATCGTTGCCCCGATGAGTGGTTGTCCGTTCTCGTCAAGAAGTCTTCCCTGCACATTCTGAACACTTGGGTTGTACGCTTGAGCTCTCAATCCTTGATTCAAATCACCGCGGTATCCCGTTGGTTGTTGCTGTTGGTATACCGGCTGTTGATTGATATACCACGGAGATAGATTGGGCTTCGTGTGATTTCGCGAAGGAGTTCCTGTTGAGATGATCAGGTCAATGTCTTCCCAGTCTTCACCGGAATTCTGGAATACATGCGCGTTTTGAATCAACTCCAAAGGCTCACTAACTGAATTTACTCGTGCATCATACCCGGTCGTCCAGCCTGCATTTGCTACTTGGTAGGTCAAATTGAATTCAGCGTACTGCTGCTTCTTAGAATTGATGCGTACCATGTACTGAAGTTCTTGCTTCGTCTGAATGCCACCGAGCATGTTCAACTCATTATTGATCTCGTACACGCGTACATTCATTTCGTCGATGCGATCTTGAATTTCAAGTCGCTTCGTGCGAATATCGAGGTAACGTTGGCGCACGAATTCTGCGGCTTCTTTGAGTTTGGTGATTTCGATTCCGTCTTCCTTGCTTCCGAAAATTTGATTCGCTTGAAGCATCTGTTCCTCGCGATCATAAATCTGGAGCCAACCTTGTTCACGAGCAATTTCTTGTTGCAACTTGGTGCGTTCCTTTTCGAGCTTCTTGCGATCTTCAGCGACATCCCAACCGGCAATGGTGTCTACTTTGTAGCGGTGGTAGCTCGCGAGTACCGTGAAGTCGCCTTTTCCGTTGAATAGAATCTGAGAAGGAACGATTGCGGTGTTCAATTCATCAAAGATCAGCAGGCTCGTTCCTGCGGGGATGCTCGCTTTTCCACTGCGAACAACTTGAGCTCCTGATTCGAAAACGGTCGCTTCCGAAATGCTCGTTTTTACTTTGGTTTCTTTGTCTTTGGCTAGCGCCGAAACGGTCACTGCCATGAAGAGGAGAATAAGCATGCGTTTCATGGTCTGTCATTTTTAAGATTGATGCCCCTCCGTACACGATTCCACAAAAAGGGTTCATCTGAATGCCATTGCTTACCTTTGAATCCATGTCGTTCTTAGGAAAGAATCTTCGCATTTTACGCAAGCAACAATCGCTCACTCAAGGACAGCTGGCTGAGAAGCTAGGCCTGAATAGGAGCGTAATTGGTGCGTATGAAGAAGGTCGTGCTGAGCCTCGTCTTCAGACCTTAATCGCTATCGCGGAATTCTTCAATATTTCTTTGGATGATTTGGTCATTCGTTCTTTAGATGACACCCCCGCTAGCGCGGAATTCAACTCAGAAATCCCATTGAAAGTCCTCTCCATTGCCGTAGACAAAAGCAGTGAGGAGGAATTGATCACAGTGGTTCCAGTTAAGGCGGCCGCAGGTTACCTCGATGGCTATGGCGATTTGGATTTCATTGAAGGACTTCCACAGTTTAGCATGCCTGTAAAGGAGATCCCTCAAGACCTCTCATTGCGAATGTTTCAGGTAGAAGGAGAAAGCATGCACCCGCTTCCAGAAGGGAGCTACGTGCTTTCCAGTTATGAGAATGACATCCGAAATGCGGGTGGTGGTCATCCATACATCGTGGTCACCAAAAATGATGGTATCGTTTTCAAACGAGTAGAGAACCTCATCGGCAGCAATGGCACGTTCCGCTTGATCAGCGAGAATCCGGAGTATGCCCCTTATGAGGTTGCGGCAGATGAGATTCTTGAGATGTGGAGAGCACGTGCATTCATGATGTTTGACTTCCCCGTCACTCCACTCAGTAAGGTGGACTCGTTGAGGATTCGTGAAATCACCGATAGACTCTCCCGAATTGAATCTAAACTTAGTGAGGACTAGTCTGTTATAGTGACTGTGACAGAGATTCGTGATAATCATCTGTCATCAAATGCGTATCTTAGTCACCCTTATCAGAGACCTAACCATGAAACAACTTACTATTGCGCTGGCCTTTATTCTATCGGCCGTAACAGTAAATGCTCAGCTCGTATGCGGCTTGGGCGAATATCAAAAAGGACATATGAACGGGTGTGAACACGGGCTCCAAGGAACGGGGATCGATGAGTTCACCTACGTGCCACCACCAGAGGGATTTGTTCCTGGAGCAGAGCGTTCTGTAGTCATCTCAGTGGTTTATAATGGTTTCTCTCCAGAAGCTCAAACGGCCTTTCAATTTGCGGTTGATATCTGGGCGAGTCTACTGACATCTAGTGTGCCGATTACGCTTGAAGCGAATTGGCAATCACTTTCAGGCGGAACCCTTGGATTCGCCGGTGCAGATGGGTACTTCCGAAATTTCCCCGGAGCGATTGAGCCAAATACCTTCTACCCAGCTGCCTTAGCAAACAAACTTCGTGGATCTGATAATGACATTACTTCCTTTGACCTTTCATGTACCTTCAACAGCAACGCCAACTGGTACTACGGTACCGATGGTAACACACCAGGAGGTCAATACGATTTCGTTACGGTAGTACTTCACGAGTTGTGTCACGGTCTAGGATTCATTGGTAGTGGTAACGTTAGTGGTAGCACTGG
Coding sequences within it:
- a CDS encoding DUF4139 domain-containing protein — encoded protein: MKRMLILLFMAVTVSALAKDKETKVKTSISEATVFESGAQVVRSGKASIPAGTSLLIFDELNTAIVPSQILFNGKGDFTVLASYHRYKVDTIAGWDVAEDRKKLEKERTKLQQEIAREQGWLQIYDREEQMLQANQIFGSKEDGIEITKLKEAAEFVRQRYLDIRTKRLEIQDRIDEMNVRVYEINNELNMLGGIQTKQELQYMVRINSKKQQYAEFNLTYQVANAGWTTGYDARVNSVSEPLELIQNAHVFQNSGEDWEDIDLIISTGTPSRNHTKPNLSPWYINQQPVYQQQQPTGYRGDLNQGLRAQAYNPSVQNVQGRLLDENGQPLIGATIVVPGTTTGTVTDVNGYYNLNVPQGATTLSYNYVGYQAESLPISTYNMNVYMNSNTASLNEVVITSDDVAINRDGRLFGGAKKDNNLDLNYAPVAIAYTPTSTKFEIEAKYNIPSDGTRYAVKMQDIMIPADFVYQCTPKLDPSVYLTARITDWEDYNLFDGNMNIYFEDSYVGQAHLGLQYVEDTLTLSLGQDERIEVKRRRIKADRKNQAIQGTRKDVREWSYVVRNNKRERIKIQIDDHIPVTTSEEVEIEAETLDGGHLNEATGRVVWDYEIPSGKQKAFKLKYSVKYPKELYVRLE
- a CDS encoding XRE family transcriptional regulator gives rise to the protein MSFLGKNLRILRKQQSLTQGQLAEKLGLNRSVIGAYEEGRAEPRLQTLIAIAEFFNISLDDLVIRSLDDTPASAEFNSEIPLKVLSIAVDKSSEEELITVVPVKAAAGYLDGYGDLDFIEGLPQFSMPVKEIPQDLSLRMFQVEGESMHPLPEGSYVLSSYENDIRNAGGGHPYIVVTKNDGIVFKRVENLIGSNGTFRLISENPEYAPYEVAADEILEMWRARAFMMFDFPVTPLSKVDSLRIREITDRLSRIESKLSED
- a CDS encoding amidohydrolase family protein, whose product is MKKYSILLILCVVTVLAWAQPTPGPKQTKSILIVGATAHMGNGEVVEDSAIGFKDGIIKYAGPQRGVNQAEYDEIIDATGKHVYPGFIAPNSTLGLQEIGAVRATRDQYETGTFRPNVRSIIAFNTESEVTPTVRTNGVLIGQITPRGGIISGSSSIVHFDGWNWEDAAIEMVDGVHLNWPYVHHRHSQHGKTEFKKRKTYDQTKQEIIRFFTEAKAYCEGEQEITEVKYEAMCGLFNGEHRLYVHANDIKQITEAVHFKRAMGIEHMVIIGGYDSYLVTDLLKENNVSVMIQRVHSLPRFDQDDVDLPYKLPALLQEAGVLFCIENAGDMEQMGTRNLPFYGGTAVAYGLEYEEAVMAMTLNTAIILGVDDRLGSLEKEKDATLFISTGDALDMRTNDVTHAYIQGRAIDLDNRQLQLYRKYKAKYDN